The Alnus glutinosa chromosome 3, dhAlnGlut1.1, whole genome shotgun sequence nucleotide sequence CATTCTTTAGCAGCATAAAGAAATTAACAACTTACTGAGAGCTTGAACTGCAGTCATTCTTTTTCTATAGTCCTTGTTCAGGAGCCTTTTCACAAAGTCCTTGGCCTCTGCAGACACAGAAGGCCAAGGTAAATCCTCAAAATTTGGGTCTGCTCTTAGGACTGTACGGAAAATTCCAGATTCTGTGCGTGCCCAAAAGGGCCGGCTTCCACATAATAAGATGTAGGTGATAACACCAATGCTCCATATATCTGCTTCCAGACTATAAGACCTATGAAGGACTTCAGGTGCAACGTAGTATGCACTTCCAACAATATCATTAAGTCTTTCTTCTGCACATATATCCATTCAAGGAAAAAAACTTAAACATGGAATAGTTACCATTCTGCATGGAAATTGGGATGTTGAAAAATTGTAGCACTACAAATATTGAATACAACACTCCAAAATATTATAATTCACTTTTTGTCGCTTTAGTCATTTCAGACCTATGCATGCATCCGTTATTATGTGTGATGCCTGACCATGTTTCACATTGTATTATAGCATTTGTGAATATCGTTTGTGTACAAAACTTAGCACTTTCATTTCAGCCtttcttcaaaacaaaaaagccTAATTCTTCTGATGGTATGCATTCACTTGAAATCAAGTCAGTTTATCAAGTTATCGAACAGTTAGCTATCCAAGAGTGTGAATCCcctgaaaagaaaaattagaaccAAGCCTATAGGTagccttaattattattagatagaatcatttaattatttattgtggaatattataaataaaagataCCCTTAATAATTACCTGGTCTGATAAAGTCAGAAAGGCCAAAATCAATAAGCCTCATGTCAGCATCTTCACTTCTAGAAGTGAAAAGGAAATTCTGTTTGTCAATCAAGAGGAAGAAATAtcagtaataataaaaaatagattgAATGGCTTAAACATAAACccgaaagaggaaaaaaagaaaaaataaataaaggaacgACCATTATATCTGAAAGGAACAAGATACTAAGAGTCATGAGTAAAATAATTAGTGAtaaatcttaaaagaaaaacctcTGGCTTTAAGTCACGGTGCACAACTCCTTGAAGATGACAAAATGCAACTACACTTAGAATTTGCACAACTATGAGTTTTGCATCTTCCTCGGCATACCTTCCTCCCCTACAATAAAGGAAAACATTCTTCAATTTAAATTATAACctttcaatcaaataaataattacagtACTAATTGCAACTTAACTTAGgtattaaaacaaataatttattatgaaaaataaaaaataaaattacctcGATAAAATTTTGTCCAGAAGTTCCCCACCTTCACACAATCTGAAAACAAGATTTCATAGATGTTAGCGCAAAAATCAAGAATGTGTGCCAAAGCTGTATATCACTCAACAATCATGTAACTGAGAACAATCAAATGATTCAATTTTTCCACAAAGAAAAGCTAATGCAAAATCCATTTTTATACAATGTGCGAAAAATATGATCAATTCAATATAGAACTCTCATCACGCAGGAAACAtggaaaattaaattatattaaatccaAAAAGCTAAAAATAGTCTAAAAAATACAAGGGAGAATATAATTCTACCTAACTAAACATTATAGGTTAGATAGATAAATAGATAGATAGAAAGACAAACAAAGAATAAGAACCAAGATACAGTTTTAGAAATGCTGAACCATATTCCGCATAAAAAAGtagaacagaaaataagaaaagacaTACTCCATGACTATGTACACGTTATTGGCGTCCTCACATGCATCATGAAATTTGACCAGATGCTTATGGCCCGATAAAGCTTTCAATATCTTCACCTCTCTACGAACATCTTCAATTGATATTGCTGTTGTCATCTGCCAAACAGATCTTATTATAGGACAGATATAGAGATGCATTTCAACATACAGTCTATagattttttccaaaataaattgcAGCAACAACAATCATAAGCACATACAAGATAATAGTAATTATTACTTAGCAATGAGAGGAAAAGGCAAGAAAGTCAGACCATTCAACAAGCTAAGATgccgaatatatatatatatatatatagaaagaaagaaagaattcaTGAGAGCTCACCACCTTTCACTAAGATCAAGAAGCCAAATGTTATGAaaaatacatgcatgcataccATCATATCTATACATATTCATATACAGTGtatgtctatttgtttaagaaaaatcataaaatagcAGCAACCCCATCCATGATACCAGCCCCCCATTAATACATATTCCAGTGCTCTTCTTAGTCATATATAGTGATCAGATCATCTGAAAACAATAGCGGACTGGATCACATGAGAGCTCATTAGGCTTAAATTATGTTTCAGAAAGTGTTCATGAAAGACAATTGACCCCAGCTcctaaagtgaaaaaaaaaaaaaaagaaaaaaaaaaaaaaggagaactACAAAATAATTACGTCAAGGTTCAGATTATATTAACATCCAAGTTAATATCTAAAGGAACAGCATTAAGCAAGTGAAATTTTAACTGATCTCATCTCCATTCTTGAAATCTAGTTAGTCATGCAATGATCAGGGGATGCAGAGTTATTGAGCAGTAATGCATGGCTAAATTGACAGTCATGTTTAGATTTAAAAGTCACCATGTTGGAATACCTTATATTCTTGTTTGGTAACTCCCAAGACAAAAAGAACAATActacttttcattattttataattcTCTTGTTAATGTTATCTTCTTCAGCAACAAAAGGACAAGCAGACACAAGCTATaaaatcccaattcacatgatagAAATAAGGGGAGTATTACATTAACTTTTTGAGCAGGTATAACTTTCCAATAAAGTCcccaatatttttcatatttttcttctgCCACATATAATTGGAACCTATAGACCATGCCCTACCAAATTCAATCCACGTAAGAACAATTGAACCAAGATAGCATAACACTAGAAAAACAATTTATGTGTAGGCGTCCATTACTGTATCTTTAATCAGAAAAATAAGCGTAAATCATAAAACTTAATGTTGGAATACCTTATATTCTTGTTTGGTAACTCCCAAGACAAAAAGAACAATActacttttcattattttataattcTCTTGTTAATGTTATCTTCTTCAGCAACAAAAGGACAAGCGGACAAGCTATaaaatcccaattcacatgatatAAATAAGGGGAGTATTACATTAACTTTTTGAGCGGGTATAACTTTCCAATAAAGTCcccaatatttttcatatttttcttctgCCACATATAATTGGAACCTATAGACCTTGCCCTACCAAATTCAATCCACGTAAGAACAATTGAACCAAGATAGCAGAACACTAGAAAAACAATTTATGTGTAGGCGTCCATTACTGTATCTTTAATCAGAAAAATAAGCGTAAATCATAAAACTTAACTCTAGCGCCAATTCATAAACTTTTCCTCTAAATACAATAAGGACATAAGAACTTCTATTTCATCAGATAGTGTCTGATCAGTTGCATGAATGCCATATTACTGACTACAAACAAATCAATACgcaaataaataacataaagtTCATGCATTAATCAAAACCCTACTTAAAACCTCAAGCTATATATAGAACTATCCCTGCTAAAATATTTTGCTCCTTTTGTGTACAACCAGTGCTTCGGCTACAGAATAGAACTAAAAATTCTAACACAAAGCACCAATTGAAGTGGATCAAATTGTGTAAcctatataaaatacaaagttCACAAAAGAATGATACATATAATAAGATCAAGACTACAGTTTATGTAGTAGCATTGTATTCTGTACCTTCGATTTCGATATGATTTTCACAGCAACAGGCTGATCCTTAAGCTCGCCCTTTTTGCCTCTCGCCGAGCAAGtatgaccaaaatgccctcgcCCTATCTCTTTCCCAAGCTCGTACTTGGCTCCGAAATTCTTGCTGTAGCCGAAGCTCTTGTCCAGTGCTCGTTCAGGCTCGGCTCCGCGCTCCTCGGGGATCGGGCCCTCCTTCGGCTTGGAGGCGTGGCCGAGCCGCTTCGCTAGCGATGCCTTGATGTGCTTCGCTGGAGACGGCGGCGGGAAAGGCCGCCGGAAGAACCTTCTCGGAGTAGACGAACCCCTCGCCGGAGATGGGGACACGCCGCCGGGGAGCGGGCTCGCGGACACGCCGTGCGGATACGGGCTTGGCCACGGGCTCGGGTTCGAGGACCGAGCCGGCGTATTCTTCACCGTCGGCACGTTGACTGCGCCGTTACTCCCGCTTCCCGACGGTAACGGCGTCTGAGGCCGATCGTCAGAGACCGCGGTAATTGTAGTTATGGTCGCGTCATTCTCGGTTGTTGGATTGGTCTTGCCGTAGCACTGCCCCATCCCGAAAGCTTGCTCCGGCACTGAATCAGATCACGACGAAGTCAAAGTCTACACATCGGACGGATCTGATTCtcaccagagagagagagagatctgcgGCGAGAAAACGATAAAGGAAGAGAATGAAAAAGAATTTCAGTCAGAGAGAGAAGCACAGACAGGGACAGAGGAGAGAAAAGTCTGTTTAGACACAAAGACGAGTGtgacagagggagagagagagaggcgaaAAGAGTTGGGGAGCTATAAACTGTGTGCTCTACGAGAAGATAGGAAACTCCCGATCGTCCGATTCGCAGTCATCAGAAATGGTAAGTAAAAATCAGGAGGCAAAGACCCTTCCAAGAGGGTATGAAGATATGATCAGAGCCATTGGTTTCCCAGAATTAGAGGTATTTGGAAACAGTAATGAGGTGCTTTACAGAGTACAGTAGTCGTCTCGTCTCTCACTCTCTTAACACTTtttctattctctctctctctctctctctctctctgtaacAAGTTCTTTTCGTTTTGTCTTTtgctacttttatttttttttagcaggTGACTTTTGCTACTTTTCCTGCCTTACTGAAATTTCTCAACTAAAAAATGGTTTAACGGATGAGAGTGGGTTGTAATCCAGCAAGCTCGGGTGTACGCATTGAATGGCTTCGCTTTCAAAGTTATGAAATGTGCTGACGAAGATAGGGTTATTTTCGGTagttgagagagagatagggagtgGTTGGATTACGAAAATACCCCCTTTTTTTACAGGTTTGACACGTGGCCCGAATTCAGGGTAATCAAAGTGCTGTATACTGTAGGGCTGTGGGTATGGACTTCATAGTATGGCTAAATAGTGAAAGGGGATTTGAGAGAATCAGAGCTGACGAACATGAACGAACAGCCTGGTCCGAAGGTTCGAATTAGGAGGGGATTGGGTGTGAGTCAGATGAGGTGTGGATCCGAGGTGGCGCTCTTTTAGCCCTGCGATACTTCTACGACTTGATCTTCTTAATTGATTTACGTCGATAGAGGCGATAGATCAATACtatattgaatttatttatttttttgaatactataattgaaattgatatgCAATTAATGACAATCTCCTCCTACCATACCTGTTTCATATTTTCCTGTTATAATTATGCAAAACAATCTTATCTAATATATCAGCTCAATTAATTAACCATCTTATAAATGACTACAGTCGGTGGcccagacaaaaaaaaaaacctctagaGTTGGCGTACGATCTCCTAAAACTTGAAAGGGAGAGGAATCGTTTCTAAAATTAGATTTTATGATTTATAACAGTGTGTATGGACCCTATGGTTATATACTTGAAAAAGTAgtaaattaagtaaaaaaaaatatagtttttattagcTAAAATGCATAATATTACCGGAGATGCTAACCCAAAACAACATTTTAAGCTGAAGCTagcctttctttttatttttgataaaaggCAATTCAAGCTTAAAAATTATCGAGAAGAAtatttaaaaactatatatatatatatatatttgattgatGGGTATAAAATTTAAGGGATTAgtaataaatttaaagaaattaagtaATCTGTAAGGAAACGCATTAAAACGAGAGAAAAAGTGACATGATTTTGAAGCATAAGCTCCGTTGAGACAAATTAatacattgttttttttttttttttttttttccagaccGGTTAATAAACATTTGAAATGTGATCGAGTAATTTTATAAGTCACTCTTTTGTCACTTTTGTATTccttaaaaaatgatgtaactttCAAAATCACAATTGAACTTATGATTGataactattgaattttgatcaagtg carries:
- the LOC133862903 gene encoding CDPK-related kinase 3; the encoded protein is MGQCYGKTNPTTENDATITTITAVSDDRPQTPLPSGSGSNGAVNVPTVKNTPARSSNPSPWPSPYPHGVSASPLPGGVSPSPARGSSTPRRFFRRPFPPPSPAKHIKASLAKRLGHASKPKEGPIPEERGAEPERALDKSFGYSKNFGAKYELGKEIGRGHFGHTCSARGKKGELKDQPVAVKIISKSKMTTAISIEDVRREVKILKALSGHKHLVKFHDACEDANNVYIVMELCEGGELLDKILSRGGRYAEEDAKLIVVQILSVVAFCHLQGVVHRDLKPENFLFTSRSEDADMRLIDFGLSDFIRPEERLNDIVGSAYYVAPEVLHRSYSLEADIWSIGVITYILLCGSRPFWARTESGIFRTVLRADPNFEDLPWPSVSAEAKDFVKRLLNKDYRKRMTAVQALTHPWLHNDIRPIPLDILIYKLVKSYLHATPFKRAALKSLSKALTEDELVYLRAQFRLLEPNRDGRVSLENFKMALVRNATDAMRESRVLDVINVMEPLAHRKMDFEEFCAAAISTHQLEAFDGWEQIASTAFEHFEQEGNRVISVEELARELNLGPPAYNILKDWIRNTDGKLSLLGYTKFLHGVTLRSSNTRHH